The sequence ATGTTTATGTCATATATTTAAATgcttatttcatatttcaagtatcACTTTAAAGTCTAATGCACACAACAAAATCCCTCAGACTCTGCGAATCCCTAAAACATGAGACTGGGTTTTAGTGAGAGACAATAAAGCTTTGCTGTTTAATAATAGCTACGTATGTCTAGTCTATATTTTGGTGAAAAGTTCTGTAAGGGACAACATCTTATCTGAGAAATAATCCTGAACAAAGTCTTCACTCTCCATTTTGGAAAACAATAACCACTCTCAGTTTCTCCAGCCAAAATCATTACTAGCTGTCCTTTTTTCATAAAGTATTCTTTTCTATATCTCTCCTGGCATTCTCCATTTCTGGAGATAAAGTCATTAATATGCTTCATTTTTCCATTAAGCATTGTTCTCAGTATCATTTCTCTAACATTCCCCTATTAAAATCGACTTTCCATTTCAAAACGCATGTTGCATTCCTTGATAAAATACACCAAACCACAAAATCTGTCACCGGTGGTATACATGTGATAGTATATATATCCAGCTTTTGGAGTGTTCATATTGATAGCACTAAAAATATCCCATATAATCTTTGACACATACATCTCTACTGATATTTGGGCACTTGTTTAGGTAATCCTCAAAGTTTAAAGACTAGCATAGGCCTAGTCTGATGTCTAGTCTATTTGTCatttaaaatgacaataaaGCTAGGCTGTTTGAAAATCACTTTCTACACACACTGTAAAGCCCAAGTACAGATttgttgtatttgaaaatcaCTTTTTACACACACTGTAAAGCCCAAGTACAGATTTGTTGTGTTAGAAAATCACTTTCTACACACATTGTAAAGTCCAAAGAAccaattttttatgttaaaaaacaCTTTCTACACACATTGGAAATTTCAAAGAACAGATTTGTTAACATTGACTTTTATGTGTTTAGAAAACTGACACTTTCTAGATAAAGCTGCAACAGATTTACAGGAAACAATCATCCTCAGGAAATTTTACACTTGTCTTTGGCGTCTTTTGAAGGGGATCCTGTCCTTGGTGTAGGAATATCAGATCGAGGCGACTGTTCAGGGTTTGGGCTTCCTCTATTGTTTCTCGAAGCAGTACTGTTGGTTGATAAATTGCTTCCCTGACGACTCATTTGTCTATCATGTCGGGAGGGTTCATTGTTGAGCAACACAAAACCGGATTCCGAAGGACAatctgaaaaagaaaacaatcttTGTGACTTTGAAGGTTATCCATATAGATAGTTTGTTTTTCCTTTTTACCTTGAAAAAATTTATTAACTGAAAACCAACTTTAATTCGTGactattaaatttcgcgaattccatttcaaaacaagttcgctgAGATTAACTTTCGCAGAATTGGCTACATAGAGTTCTACTTTCATTTGATACTATCATACTAAGACATATCGATCATTGTGGAGATTAACATTCACAAATTTTAGTCAAGTGTGAAAATCACagaagtaaatcgcacgcgaataaaaattggtttacagtataggACTTGACTCATGATTTTCCTGAGGGACTCACCAAACTTTTTATAACCctatatttctttctttaatcaaaatttgaaaattaatgttCTGGAATCACCTTTGAAATTCCTACATCGATTGATTATAATAATTCAAAACCATTACTGCTTTGATACTCTATTGTCCTGTTAAGGATCTAACTATTGATAACTGAGCCATCTGGTTTCTCACCTGTGTCTAAATCACTAGACCGGTTAGGACTTTGTGGCTGCAGTGCTGACTCTGGAAGATTTTCGATCTCATCCAGAAGATTAGGAACACTGAAGTGTTTGCGACCTGTTGgaaaattatctatatatatttaagccATGTACAGACATTACTTCCAATTgtttgtcagagttacttcccctacATAGCAAATTTGAgaatttactttacatttaactcctttttaaatcataatattgGCCATAAGATGTACACATTAACAGATTCAGCTGTGCTTTATAATCACAACAATAGATACTGCATGTAGTTCATACTTcacaaaattttgaaactttCAACAATCCTATTGAAAGGTATAATCTTACAAGAGCTTAATTATccttattttgttaaaatcctattaacagccaggttcataTGGGGACATGCCAGGTTAAAATGGTGGAAGGAAGCCAAATTACCAGAGAAAAAACACAGACTAAtagtcagtatctggcaactgtcCTAAAAATAACATTGGATTCGATctcgtgacccagaggtgacGGAttttggtaatatgttgggtcatcctaaccacttggccaccacgGGCCCTCTTACAAAAGTTATATAATTGTTGTTTGTAGTAACTACACCTAGTAACAATTTGTAAGTTACCAAATTTACCCTGGCTAACCCTAAGCACCTGAGgggtggtatatatatatatatataaaacattaggtcaaaggtcagtaTGATATACCTGGTGCACGACTCTGAAGTGACAACAGTGCAGCCTTTATTTGTGATTCTCGGAACCCCATCTCCAAAACTTTGGACACTGCCTGGTCACTCTGGTCAGTTTCTGTCAATCCTGTAAAAGAAATTGAACAAAAAACTGTcaatttttgtacatatatcaccAGTTGTAATGAGATTTTCACATCAATTCATCACCACATAACTGAAGAATATCAAAGAATGGTTTATCATTTACAGAATCACTTGTCTACACCATACGCCATCGGGACCAGTCTGTCTTAACGGTATTGGCAGGTTACCCAAATATAAAGGTTTTTAATAAGTACAATTAGGAAGGAAAATGTCATTCAGCTGTAATAGACAGGGATTCGGAATAGACAAGAGCAAGATTTGACGGTTAACTCTGTTaatacataattaatattttcttcaaCTGATCACTAGTCTTTATATGCCTGCCATCTGCccatttatattttcaaatgagCCATCCtctaaaaaatatgaaatatgatcagaatttccattatacaagaaacCTACCTAGGCCAGCATAGGATTTTAGTGACGTTTCCATACTGTTACTACAGTCCGGTTCTAAATCTGTCGACGGAGTTAGAGGAGAAACAGTAGCGACTTGTTTAACTTCTGTTTCCTCTTCATCTGACAGAACTGCACTTGTCACTGGTGTCTTTACGTGAGTACTATGACTCTGACAAACCTCTTTCTGTTCTGTCCGACTCACAGGCTTGCTGCAGTCCTCCGGTTCTGAAGAGCTGCCAAAGTTGTTTCTGAATTCATCACCATCAGAAGTCGTACTGTTTTGACTTCGCAGTGGCATAACTGTTGCCAAAGCTTGAGGTTTTGCTTTACAGTCTGAAAAGATGATTGGCCTTTTTGGCAGATTTATCATTGGACGATCTTTTTTTGTGCTTGCTTCAGCATTAGAAACACCAGATTGGTGCGAACTTTTGATCAAAGAAGGAGATGATGCAACAGCATTCTGCATATTCTCCACACTTTTCATGGTCTGCTTTTGTGTTATCTCTGTATTTCCTTCAACTTTTTCCGAACTTTTTGCAGCAGCAAAAGTGGATGAGACATTTGGTTGTATATTTGATTGTACAGTTGAAGTAATTCTTGTTGCCGGTAAACTTGCTGCGACTGCTGTAGTTGTGTCAGAGCTGAAGTACGCTTTACTGGTCTGAAGACTTTCAAACCTGACGGATGAGCCAGATACCGTTTTTTCAATGGTCTCAGTGATATTTTCTTCAGCACTGGGTTCTGTATTTGGAGCTGGAAGCATCTCCTTGGTGGCTGTATTAAAGACGTCGGGTGATGGCACGAGGGGTAATGATGGTTGACCATCAATCGACTGTCGACTAGGGCCCTCCATTGACTGACGGCAAGGCAAGGATGGGCTGGAGTCAGAACTgctaaaaacagaaaaaaaaattaatttgaatttttataaaGCATATAGATGTTCTTTCGACATTGTTACAACAttatgttcatgtatatatatctcttGGTTCAATTGAAGGAGAagtaataaatgaaaaaatataactttGTACAAACTAATGTAGTAATAAGATTTTATCAAGATTTCTATGCCTACCACCAGAGGTAAAACAATTCTAAAACCATATCTCTGAACTTTTTCATAAAACTAAGTAAATTCTCACAGAGATTACATAAAGAGTCTGACAACCATCCCATCAGGTGTgacattctggtgaccttttaTCATATTGGTttgatttttttagttttatttccTGTTAACAGCCAGTATCATTTTAAGGGTTTAAGAGTTGGAGGAAAGACGAATTGGAAGTACCCTGAGAAAATCCATCAAACTACAGTCAGTATCTGACCATTACATACCATACACACCTACATTTTACATTGCAACCCAAAGATGAAGCAGCTGGTTGGTAGATTCTGTAGATAGAACATGGGGACATatctgaactcattcacccctaaaatttcattatGGAATGGTCTAGTCTTTattttagaagagcctaaatgtgctTTCAGGGGTTACATTTTCAATGGAATGACCTAATTAGGGATGTCTGTCGACTGCAGATGTCATTTCATTAAACTGTATCTTGGGATAAATTGGCTCTAGACAGAAGAGGTCACTTACATTGTATTTAACACTTCCAAAATTTACCTCATGTAGGCAGCAAactgggtatatatatatagaaaaaatatatgattGGTCAATCCAAAAGGTCAGAACATGACCCACTAGGCCTATCCAATCCAATAATCGtacaaaatgataaattcaATTTATGTTGTCAAATTGCCTATTTATGGCTACTTTTGTCTTCATTAGGCCAGGCTTAAAATATTGTTGGTTTGCACTTTTCCGACCCAGAATTTTAACAGTGGATCGGTAGGtaggaaaaatattttattttatcctgAATTTATTGTGTACACCAGTGATGTTTCACATTCTAGATGTATGTACCCGAATTTACACATACAGTTTCATTGTGATAGTTTTGAAGCCTGGACAAGCAATTGTTCAAAGATAATTatgaaagtttttgtttttctagACGCTCAGATATCAttgtacaaaattaaaaaaaaacattgtcagAATTTCCCAATAAAATCTTTTGAGTAGGGCCGTTTTATATGGGTCGGTCGGGGGAGTGCAAACaatcttaattttaatttaggCCTTATTTGTAAGCTGTGAAGAGTATGGTGACCGTGAATGTTTTTCTTGCAAgtgaaaaatattgtaatgGAGAAAGGTATGATGGCATTGTGTTTTTATTAGAAAATTTTTGAATTAACTATAGTtctaattataatatttactcgattaaacaattatatatttttaatcgaTTATcggatcggttgagggtcatctagtaaTTAATCATCATTCCTATGATTTATTGCAATTTGTCATACCCTCAATGTAACATACCGGGGGTACGTAAGTGAGAGCATATATTTACCATTCAAAATATCTTTACACTTGACATCTTACAAAACTAACTTGTCTATTAAAAGTAACCATGCATATGGTTgacttttaaaattaattataaagtcAAATACGTTAAAAAATCTGATTACTTATATATGCTAATTATGAAAGCAAACAGAAGATACCTTtccacaaaataataaataagtcAATTTTGACTTTTAAAATGATGTACATTATGAGCCCAAGATGTCTGTGAAAATCTTCTATGACATCAATTGTGTTctgaacaaatataaatattcatgcctgtttaaacattataaatatgcagcaaaaaaataaatatctttgtACACCATTCATAAGAGTGGTTGAACTAATGCATGTGTTGCCTTCCAATTATTTACTatagaatatataattaattggtCTGGTCTTAAATAGATACACTTATAGTTTTATGAGgcacatccttgatactccaggggttattttCACTGACATTCTATCGCcacctggactatctcatagtaaaactggaggcaatagaagacaggtaatttgatcctttgatgtacatcaaaggaattgtataacagtacactgtggttgactgttgCTTTAAATCGGGCGTcattctctgtaatcttcaaagtaAGTCTCTACAGGCCTATGATTGGTCAGTtcttttctcctgaactgccttcagttttactatgagatagtccaggggtggataaaatgccagtgatagtaacccctggagtttAGAGGATGTATGAGGCACTGTTATAcaatttaattatcaaatgGTTTagcaatatcacttatataaaTACGCAATACCTGATTTGTGGTTTTGAATTTAAACTAGATTTGTTTTTGTGAAGAAAGCATTTTCAAGAAGGAGTAAAAACAATTTGAACCAATTGCCTCTTTTGGTCCCACCACTCATGCCACAAGGCGTAAGGGTCCGCACAaccatttgtataattttgaatcaccaCCACATCAGGATGCTAGGCaggttttattgattttgatgCTTACCTGTCTGGTTTCTTTCTGGACGTTGTTGACATCTCTCCACCACTATTTGAGGACGTGGGACTATCTGAAGTGCCTCCTTCAACTATAGTATTATCATCACCTATCATTACTTTTTCTGCTCCGTAAATATTAACAACTTTCTTTTTTGATTTCACGGATTccttatcattataataatgaGTATGTGTATGGACATGATGAACAATCACTTTCCCATCTTTGTCGAAGACAGTTTTTCCGTCCATTGTACCCTCAAGTTCGTCACTTCCTACCAAATATTCCTTTGTAGCTGACTGGGTCTTAGGCTGACCAGCTGTCATCTGACTCTGGAGAGAACTGGGCATATCTACCTGTAAACTAGAATTTTGTTGATTCTGTCTAGGATTAACTGTAGCCGACATTTCTCCATCTGTACTGTAATATATGGAAGATTCGGATTGGTCGCCTCGTGGACCCTGAGAATTTAAACTCCCTAAAGAGGACTCCTCGGGTACAAAGCTCCGAGTCTGATAATCTAAAGACTTATTGGAGTTAAAAGAGTCTGGTGTGTAGGCACTTGAATCTACCCCACCCTGTGGTTTAATGTTGAACTTCTGTAAAACCTCTGCGGTGTCACTCGGGCGTGGAGAAGCCCATTGCTGTTGTTCAGCCTGTTTTAGACTTTGTCGTTTCACTTCCTCCTCTAACTGTAATTTATGTTCTAACATCACTGCATGTTGGTATTGCTCCATGTAGAGCTTTTCCTCATTGTCCTCCCGTTTGTAGATTTTACCACTGATCAATGTACGTAGCCCCCGTCTGTAAAAGTCATCGTTGTTGTAATAGTTAACACCTTTCAGCGAGTTCAGGCCCATGGGAATGTTGAAGTCTGCCTTTGTGCGCTGCACTGTGTACACCGGCACTACACACCACCGCTTTTCCTTGTTATATATCGCCTCCATCAAGCATTCCTCACTAGCTATCTGAGACCATTCACACTGACAAAACTGCTTAGTTAAATACACAAAGGCGAAAGTACAACGTTGAAAAGCCATTTCCAAACTACCAAACATTCGGCGTTTCATATTGGCAAAATCcatcacatcatacaatacTGCCTTCACTCGCTTCCCATTATCAAGAGTTAGTTCGTTTAGACTTTGACAATAACTATCAGCTTCATTTCGATCATCTTCACTATACAACACCATCACATCGTAGTAAGCTGCTTTTAAATTATCAGGGAAACGTTCAAAGTGTTTCATGATAAGTTTTAACCGTTTCATGAATTTTTGCTTCTCGGAACTGGGATAACGATGAAGAAATGTGTAGTTTTCCAGAAACTTGTTCAACGAAACGGGGTCCGGGAGATAAGCATCAGAGGATTGTGTTGAAGAACTCTGTCTTACTGCTGATGGAATCCGTGCACTCCCACCAGAGCTGCCCTCACTGGTCTCGTAGACTTGCCCAGTCCCTCGCAACACTGTGATAGGAAATACCAGCTATTATTAACTTGAAGCATGTAAACCAGTTTAAACATGATAGTTATATTATGTCAATTGTAATGAGTTattgtccatatatatacagagaAAATAACCATTGACAAAAACACAAACCAAGAATTACATTGCATACATGAACACTATAGCAATATCGGAGTGCAATGATTTCATGttgataaaaaattgttgataaATTAAAGCTTGCACTGTTCATCTGTGCCTTAAGAAAACCAAGAATGAGATAACCCTTTCACTGATTTGCCAAAGCTTTCATTTTAAGAAGATTAATTTTCCCCTTCCACACTTCAACACACAcaaattgcattttgtattgCGACCTGTTTTGGCAGGAAATGTGTATAAAAGTGTGTGACTTCTGTGGTCCAttctcaatattccaggggttccgatcacttacgatctctataccctggactatctcatagtaaaaccgcaggcaacagaatagaacaggtaatttagtcattttatgtacatcaaaagagccgtataacggtacactgtggttgaatgtgtggctttgatgttaggcatcgctctctctgtagtcttcaaaggaaatctttgctagcctgtgattggtcaaatgctttccgctgagctgccttcaatttcactatgagatagtccaggggtgtagagatcgtaagtgatcggaacccatgGTGTATCGAGGATGTCTATAGTCATGTGATAAGTCATGTGACTCCAAACTCATAAGCAGGAAAATGGAAAACGATATGTGGACTTTAAGAAGTTTTAGCAAAAAGATACatcatatgaaatattttataattaaatatgtttaactTAAATGAAAGAAATGCATTTAACATCAAAGATTTTCCCATCAATGTTATTGGTTTATCAATGTTTAGTTGAAATCATTtaataagaaatattattttctttcatgATTCCTGCTTTGAAATTTACTGATTTTTCCCACCAgtattcaaaattatatttgatttcaTCATCAGATAACtttagaaattttaaaattgaatagttttatatttgatgatcCCATAATTctataaaaagaaattttatttctacTTTTGGACATTTTGTAAGACtaaaatttaaattcaattaaaatttttCATTGGAAATTTCACTGAAAATTGCACAGCGCACTGGAATTTCCAGTTGAATTTTTCACTGGAATTTCCATCAGAATTTTAGAGTCACTGGAACTTCTAGCACCAGTGGAATTTTTCAATGGAATTTCCACTGGAAATTAAAGTCACTGGAATTTCCAGTGCCAATGgagtttgaaaattaaaagtcatTGGAATTTCTCATGCCAGTGGATTTTAATTGGAATTTCCACTGGAATATTTGAGTCTCTGGAATTTCCCATGCCAGTAAAATTTTTCAATGGAATTATCACTGGAAATTTAAAGGATCTGGAATTTCCAGTGCCAGTGtagatttaaaatgaaatttccaATGGAATAAAAAGTCATTGGAATTTCCAGTGCCAGTGCTTTTGTAGTATTTAAACgaaatttccaatgaaaataaAGTCACTGGAATTTCCAGTGCAAGTGTAATTTTTCAAAGGAATTTCCACTGAAAATTGCAGAGTCACTAGAATTTCCAGTTGAATTTTTCATTGGAATTTCCATCAGAATTTTAGAGTCACTGGAAAATCTAGTACCAGTAGAATTTTTCAATGGAATTTCCACTGGAAATTCTAAGTAACTAGAATTTCCAGTGCCAGTGtagtttttaaaagaaatttccACTGGAAATTAACAGTCATTGGAATTTCCAGTGCCAGTGCACGTGTagtttttcaatgaaatttccACTGGAAATTAAAAGTCACTGGAATTTCCAGTGCCAGTGAAATTTTTCATAGGAATTTCCACTGGAATTATTAAAAGTCACTGGAGTTTCAGTGCCTGTGAAATTTTCATTAGAATTTTATGTGCAACTATAACTTCAATGGAAATCCCAGAACTCCAATGGAATTAAACTGGAAAAATAAATTCCCATGGAAATTCCAGTGAAATTTTTTGTGATGAAGTATCCTGCTACCCTTCATCTGAGACTATGGCCACCAAATGACATGTTTTCATGGTAACcgttattaaaataaacaaggagccgcaaagcgtgGCACTATCCCCCACGCCCCACATTTGGAATAAAACCCCAATACACCAAGatcaaagtaaaattaattcaagtataactttaaatgtatgcaagtattgtaaaactgataaaaaataacagctggtaacaaaaagaaactgtaatttggtatttttgaccgagtttccatggtaatggaAAATATCCCAAGGTCCGCAACCACAAAAGGCATAagtagggcacttgtctgatatatacataaattttcATGAAGCTGCATTTAACGGTTTTGAAGCTCGAGTTAATTACcccaaaaacaaaaagaaaaagtaatttggtatttttgacaaGTTTCCCTGATACCTAACATGGAAGATCTGCAATAGCAAAacgcacaactagggcacttgtgtGATATATTCAGAAAATTTCCTGGAGCTGCGTTGAatggttttggagttatagtccataaacaaaatgaaacagtaatttgtcatttttgacagtatacatgtttccatggtaacggaaaataTTCCAAAAATGGTAGGTTcgcaatagcaaaaggtacaactggggcacttgtctgatgtatacagaaagtttcatggagctgtACGTGTTGAACGGTTTTTCAGTTATAGCTAGTTCAGAATCtcggacggaaggacagacagaGCCCAAAACAATATTCCCGCAAGCATGTTTCACAGGGGATAAAAAATGCTTCAATGGTAAccattattgaaataaaaacctAGCTTGCATGCCTATCATTTCTGTGTACACTCTATTGtagtttcatcaaaatcagttTGCAGATGTAAGGGGAGTTGTTTTAATACAAGATTTGAACATGACAGACAGTGTGATTCCAGGATTTGATAGTCTCAAGTTTGTTACAGggagtataacaaacaaatcattgggTGTTGGTTCACTGCATAGGGACCTTTCACAATATATGAAACATATTATGACCATAAGAAAACACCCCTTTTCTATTAAAATTTTGACAGCCCCCTGTGATTCACTGTATCAAACTGAGACAATGAATCATCAATGAATGTTTTGACTTTGTAACATTACAATTATGGTAAACAGTTAACATGTCCTTGCTGTAACTTCCCTTGTTAACATATAATTAGATTGTCTGTGAATCTATAACaacataatttaatttataaagatCTATACATACCCGGCTTCCCATCTCCAGAACCACTGAACTCTTGACTgggtgtacatgtacttataataGGAGGCGGCCcttaaaaatgtaaaagttgatcgttttttttttatcacaatCATAACTCTTCaacaatttcttttcatttcacCAAGTGGTTTTGATAGACAATCTTGTATCTTGAATTTTAGAACATCTAAGCATGTTTTAAGTTTATTTGTATTCTATGAAATATCCTATAGTCAATTCCATAAAAAAGTAAAAGTTTATGTAAATTTTGCTCAACTGACATAACAGATGATAATACATGTAGAAATAGACCGATATGTTTCCTTCTGAAGTGGATTTTCATGCCACAATATGGTCCTGGTAGTGTTGATATTTTGGTTTAATTGTCTCTGTAGGTAGTACAAAGCTACtaagacaaaaataattaagaGTCCCGTAGGGAAAGTCAATAATTTTTCTTTAAGCAAGTCCCATATATCACTGCATGCTGTAATAACACATGTGGTATAAACActttttgaccatatacacacaTCACCTTATTCACCCCTAAATATTAACAATGAACTATTCCAGCCTTTGAATCAGAGGAGTTCAAATGTCTCTTCATGGGGCGAGTaaatattccatctttgcatattacagagttagctccctagCGAGCAGGtgtccattgtgacatcattgttTTGTGGGCACAATTCACATAATTTTCCcaaaaaagtatgatgttacgctcacAAGCACTTATCACAATCAAAACCTTCTCTCAAGGGTAGattataactctgtaatatataaaaaaagaatatacACACTTACTAATTCACCCTTGAAATTTAACAATGAACTAATCCAGGCTTTTAATCAGAGGAGTTCAAATGTCTCTTTAAGAGTGAATGAGTTTATTTACTCAAGTCATATAGTTGCTTgaagtaattaaaatacttaCTACCAACAGCGTCGGGCAAGGCATCAGATTCCACTACTGAGGCGAGGCGGTCCACATAAGGTATATTGGATGGAGGCCCACTCATCTTGATATGTTAAGCTTTCTTCCAAAGCATAAACTCTATGTGAAATTCAAGATCTAAAATAATAAGAATTAATCAAgacataaaaatataacatcaaattttgatatttttttcgcTGTTTGTCATTTGGGCTAGTAAAGTTTAAAACTGCAAAATTGTACTAGTCTGACTATTTAATTACTAGTCCAAAttacatatacactgtacagaCCTTTATAAACTTCTGAGTGTGGAGACTggaaattaaaatgaaacagaatattgaatttgtttgattaatcttTTATAAATCAAATGCTAACAATAAATGTAAACTAAAAACAATAGTTCATTTTCcattaaaaacataaatttcCTACTAATTGAATAGCCTACAGTAACGCACATAAAATTTCATCATCATATAGGTTTGTCCAACTTTGTTGAACATGGCATGTCAGTACGATACTCTTATAATATTGAATAATTATCCATTAAAATCTATGTACAATTTTTGAGATGTCAAACATTACTCATTAGTCACCTTCAAATCTTTGTGTATGTAATTCTGCCCTAGTAGTTTGGCTCCTGAACATGATACGCTGTTCATCTAAACATCATTTACTTCCATTGGTtaatatgtatcaatatacTGAATTAACTTTGATTCCCTGCCCCTAGACCTAGCCAACCTTTTTCTTTACCTATATTATGCTGGATACCAAA is a genomic window of Argopecten irradians isolate NY chromosome 10, Ai_NY, whole genome shotgun sequence containing:
- the LOC138333732 gene encoding serine-rich adhesin for platelets-like isoform X1, coding for MSGPPSNIPYVDRLASVVESDALPDAVGRPPPIISTCTPSQEFSGSGDGKPVLRGTGQVYETSEGSSGGSARIPSAVRQSSSTQSSDAYLPDPVSLNKFLENYTFLHRYPSSEKQKFMKRLKLIMKHFERFPDNLKAAYYDVMVLYSEDDRNEADSYCQSLNELTLDNGKRVKAVLYDVMDFANMKRRMFGSLEMAFQRCTFAFVYLTKQFCQCEWSQIASEECLMEAIYNKEKRWCVVPVYTVQRTKADFNIPMGLNSLKGVNYYNNDDFYRRGLRTLISGKIYKREDNEEKLYMEQYQHAVMLEHKLQLEEEVKRQSLKQAEQQQWASPRPSDTAEVLQKFNIKPQGGVDSSAYTPDSFNSNKSLDYQTRSFVPEESSLGSLNSQGPRGDQSESSIYYSTDGEMSATVNPRQNQQNSSLQVDMPSSLQSQMTAGQPKTQSATKEYLVGSDELEGTMDGKTVFDKDGKVIVHHVHTHTHYYNDKESVKSKKKVVNIYGAEKVMIGDDNTIVEGGTSDSPTSSNSGGEMSTTSRKKPDSSSDSSPSLPCRQSMEGPSRQSIDGQPSLPLVPSPDVFNTATKEMLPAPNTEPSAEENITETIEKTVSGSSVRFESLQTSKAYFSSDTTTAVAASLPATRITSTVQSNIQPNVSSTFAAAKSSEKVEGNTEITQKQTMKSVENMQNAVASSPSLIKSSHQSGVSNAEASTKKDRPMINLPKRPIIFSDCKAKPQALATVMPLRSQNSTTSDGDEFRNNFGSSSEPEDCSKPVSRTEQKEVCQSHSTHVKTPVTSAVLSDEEETEVKQVATVSPLTPSTDLEPDCSNSMETSLKSYAGLGLTETDQSDQAVSKVLEMGFRESQIKAALLSLQSRAPGRKHFSVPNLLDEIENLPESALQPQSPNRSSDLDTDCPSESGFVLLNNEPSRHDRQMSRQGSNLSTNSTASRNNRGSPNPEQSPRSDIPTPRTGSPSKDAKDKCKIS